A region from the Palaemon carinicauda isolate YSFRI2023 chromosome 16, ASM3689809v2, whole genome shotgun sequence genome encodes:
- the LOC137655719 gene encoding uncharacterized protein has product MYRQTHRRPTQASLFIAVLSWCLVQDASAQIGLTSPLSSSMTQRSGGGVLALSLTAHDPKQAASSLLTKLSDRQLPSQRSASTRESEIAAIFRGVAYGAPTFSSNTSTQYTPAPPIDITTTTTSAAPSTTTSFINSVQDPVRSELMRHQIGKESEFVMTTRTVPSVIEVNADSIPYVLHEDDSFRDTSYPYPTPDKSILNKEIPKFPTFHPISEESIILNQNHAGGIREKGILSKSDVKWALGAAWWIHVYVSAGLFALIAAASLCCLARLSPATHVLTRLRYIILLALVFLAAILRCLHLFHDPYGIENRLPDFLTAIIEEISWPCFIAAVAVVALSLYQSSRCSRVFPKSLRLRFALVFFTTAHIIISITAHLVASLVEKYAFPLRVTAQSLAVIWGSFAGFCSLWAVWKAERSAGRYSGHLLGRLNRSATDDLVSSGQTRSSVNCGAVFILVASVGQIMLSALHFYIMLAPVSPTKHIWVWWGRVSMARGLELIISIAVLAAAFIFTSGRPSHSKQESTIFSVLTSCGRDNKNMKGGRSANVFPIQNEKRQILGGSFNFHTSKPSMNDGIKRMPIDWTYTTPRCANKTGTIDSVTSDFQLLWNRDRTQSAASFRPSSMLVNDSGFVRFRTQVDPEQAMDEVFNKSSLNLHNASTPIQYTKVHNYSTQTLPNSKYYCKPNASSLSSPERTPLRNPIRAQTIRAQRSRPDYLRHHMRNRTMSNIRDKSTWTPVSSASKYDVRTLDKYEVASYYNNSIISNNSNMYSTPHTVSPSHQYLPSHNTQHRLPEVHGTAHHYEEARYLKPPSVEGVSGILEPSTCSSLSEIHVDYLTDVSSSNDCMNQHSLPFINCSKRDQSMLTLPLSSTHTSYAQSVPTYTAPMGRTPPSHLPDITPDSAVILDYSTSAETEEEGDKDCRNKSLDLIKISSNSLNDVLKGQARAGLLSKIVGNSMNVSCYGYSPLDVEDTSSPSQEDSSMSRIRRVASYTDLGDAKEVPKTPATPPPVYSKPPNTVTSL; this is encoded by the coding sequence ATGTATCGACAAACTCATAGACGCCCCACACAGGCAAGCTTGTTTATCGCTGTCCTATCATGGTGTTTAGTGCAAGATGCTTCAGCTCAGATTGGCCTCACTTCACCTTTATCATCATCCATGACTCAAAGATCAGGTGGTGGAGTTTTAGCGTTGTCGCTAACAGCCCATGATCCTAAACAAGCAGCTTCCAGTCTCCTCACAAAACTGAGCGATCGTCAGCTACCTTCTCAGCGCAGTGCATCTACAAGGGAAAGCGAGATTGCTGCAATATTCCGAGGAGTTGCATATGGAGCACCAACATTTTCTTCCAATACTAGTACGCAATATACACCCGCTCCTCCTATTGATATTACTACCACAACCACTTCAGCTGCACCTTCAACAACTACTTCTTTCATCAATAGTGTTCAAGATCCAGTCAGGTCAGAACTCATGAGGCATCAAATAGGAAAGGAAAGTGAATTTGTTATGACAACAAGAACAGTTCCCAGTGTCATTGAAGTAAATGCTGATTCAATTCCATATGTCTTACATGAAGACGATAGCTTTAGAGATACATCTTACCCATATCCTACACCTGACAAATCCATACTGAACAAGGAGATTCCAAAGTTTCCAACATTTCACCCAATATCAGAGGAGTCCATAATTTTGAATCAGAACCATGCTGGTGGTATCAGAGAAAAGGGAATTTTGTCTAAAAGTGATGTAAAGTGGGCTTTAGGAGCTGCTTGGTGGATACATGTTTATGTTTCTGCTGGTCTATTTGCACTTATAGCTGCTGCTAGTCTTTGCTGTTTAGCACGATTATCTCCTGCAACCCACGTGCTTACCCGTCTTCGGTACATAATTCTGCTTGCCCTTGTGTTTTTAGCTGCTATTCTAAGATGCCTTCATTTATTCCATGATCCTTATGGTATTGAGAACCGTCTCCCAGACTTCTTAACTGCCATTATTGAGGAGATTAGTTGGCCATGTTTTATAGCTGCAGTAGCAGTTGTAGCCCTATCTCTGTATCAGTCCAGCAGATGTTCTCGAGTGTTCCCAAAAAGTTTACGTCTACGATTTGCACTTGTGTTTTTTACCACAGCACATATTATCATATCCATCACAGCTCATCTTGTAGCTTCCTTAGTAGAGAAATATGCCTTTCCCTTGAGAGTAACTGCCCAGTCACTTGCTGTGATCTGGGGAAGCTTTGCAGGGTTTTGTAGTTTATGGGCAGTTTGGAAAGCTGAAAGATCTGCTGGTCGGTATTCAGGCCATCTATTAGGCCGTCTCAATCGTTCAGCAACAGATGACTTGGTTTCATCTGGTCAGACTCGCTCATCAGTAAATTGTGGGGCTGTATTCATCCTTGTGGCAAGTGTTGGGCAAATAATGCTGTCTGCTTTGCACTTTTATATAATGTTGGCACCTGTATCACCAACAAAGCACATCTGGGTCTGGTGGGGTAGAGTCAGCATGGCTCGTGGTTTGGAGCTCATTATTAGTATTGCTGTTCTGGCAGCTGCATTTATCTTCACTTCTGGGAGACCATCTCATAGTAAACAGGAGAGCACTATATTCTCAGTGCTGACAAGTTGTGGTAGGGATAACAAGAATATGAAAGGAGGACGCAGTGCTAATGTTTTTccaatacaaaatgaaaaaagacAGATACTTGGTGGTAGTTTCAACTTTCATACAAGTAAACCATCAATGAATGATGGCATTAAAAGAATGCCAATTGACTGGACTTATACAACTCCACGTTGTGCTAATAAAACTGGAACCATTGATTCAGTTACCTCTGATTTTCAGTTGCTCTGGAATCGAGATCGAACTCAATCAGCAGCAAGTTTTAGACCATCATCAATGCTAGTTAATGACAGTGGGTTTGTCAGATTTCGAACCCAAGTGGATCCTGAACAAGCAATGGATGAAGTATTCAACAAGTCCTCCCTGAATCTGCATAATGCTTCAACACCAATACAATACACGAAAGTTCATAATTATAGCACCCAAACTCTCCCAAATAGTAAATATTATTGTAAACCTAACGCTAGTAGTCTGTCTTCACCAGAACGCACACCTTTAAGAAATCCAATAAGAGCTCAAACCATCCGTGCCCAAAGATCTAGACCTGATTACCTGCGCCATCACATGAGGAACAGAACTATGTCTAACATAAGGGATAAGTCTACTTGGACACCTGTGTCCTCAGCAAGTAAATATGATGTTAGAACCCTAGATAAATATGAAGTCGCCTCTTACTACAACAACTCTATTATATCAAATAATAGCAATATGTACTCAACACCCCATACTGTATCTCCCAGTCATCAATATCTACCTTCTCACAATACCCAACATCGGTTACCTGAAGTACATGGAACTGCTCACCACTATGAAGAAGCAAGATATTTAAAACCCCCATCTGTAGAAGGAGTAAGTGGTATTTTGGAACCTAGCACTTGTTCATCTCTCTCAGAAATTCATGTTGACTACCTTACAGATGTCTCATCATCAAATGACTGCATGAACCAACACTCTTTACCCTTTATTAATTGCTCAAAGAGGGATCAGAGTATGCTTACCCTTCCCTTAAGCTCAACACACACCAGTTATGCTCAAAGTGTCCCAACATACACAGCACCCATGGGAAGAACTCCCCCATCTCACCTGCCTGATATCACCCCCGACTCTGCTGTTATCCTTGACTACTCTACTTCTGCTGAGACAGAAGAGGAGGGAGACAAAGACTGCAGAAACAAGTCCCTCGACTTGATCAAAATAAGTTCTAACTCTTTGAATGATGTACTCAAAGGTCAAGCTCGGGCAGGTCTTTTAAGTAAAATTGTTGGAAATAGTATGAATGTCAGCTGTTATGGATATTCTCCTTTGGATGTGGAGGATACCTCTTCACCTTCCCAAGAGGATTCATCTATGTCTAGAATCCGTAGGGTGGCCTCCTACACAGATTTAGGCGATGCAAAAGAGGTACCAAAGACACCAGCAACGCCACCACCAGTGTATAGTAAACCTCCGAATACTGTAACTTCCCTTTAA